The DNA segment ctttgttttcttctttcggtttgttttctctttaactCCTTAGTAAAGTTTCTTGTGTCAGGctttaactttttcttaaatggatcaaggaagagatggttgcaggtggggtggagatgcacatgcatgcatgcacactgagAGACCCAAGAGATTTCTAGGGGCAGGGAGTGTCAGTGAAAGAGGTGTGGACAAACCCGTTGGTGAAGTGAGTCTACTCGGATGGGTGCAATATTAGCATGGACACAGCTATTCCCATGGAGACCTCATCTCTCCATCTTCAGACAGTGGGCGTTTGGCAAAATCAGGTAGCTAGATGACCATAGAACAAAGCAGAATAGGATCAATACTGTAAAAAAGATGGACATTCTTAATTTCATAATAGGTCtggtttttaaatttagttttctgCTTTCCTtagcttttctctttctattaaaATTTGACCTTTGTGCTCTAAACAGcatttgaaagtgaaactgatagtcgctcagtcgtgtccaactctttgaaaccccctggactgtggcccgccaggctcctctgtccgtgggatttcccaggcaagaatactgaagtgggctgccctGCTTTCcactaggggaccttcccaacccagggatcgaacccacatctactgcatctcctgcagtggcaggcagactttttacccactgagccatccgggaagccccAAACAGGATCGAGCAGGTGCTTACTGAGTGTGaattaagttcatttttttttttttattctgattcAGTTAACTTTTGAGCACATGATTCTGTTTTACCGTATAGAATATCTCAAGTAcaataagaaacaaatatatgaaagagaactgctgtgtgtgtatgtgtgtgtgtgtaaggaacTTACTGTCTGTGTCTTCCGACAATGTAATAAAGCTAAATCTAAGCACTTATGTCttgctttactttaaaaatatctcagtCTTTTTATATGATGAAAAAGGGCTTTATGATAATTTAATTGCAATTTTGATCCAGCAGATATGGTAAAACTTAgacattttaatggaaaataagatATAATTGATAACTCTGATGTTTCTGTTTGGTTAAGTAACTTATTAGAGGCAGGAGACCAAGAAGGATGAGAAATAGTACTTTTCTAAATGACTTCACTCTCTTGATTTAGTTTGGCTTCTCTGAATCTCAACTCACCTCATGTTTCTTTACAGGCACATTCCATCCACCACATCCGAACAATGTCCTACGTTTTTGTAAATGATTCTTCTCAGACTAATGTACCCTTGCTACAGGCCTGTATTGATGGAGACTTTAACTACTCCAAGAGGCTTTTGGAAAGTGGCTTTGACCCAAATATTCGTGACAGCAggggcagaacaggccttcaccTCGCAGCAGCCAGAGGGAATGTAGACATCTGCCAGTTGTTACATAAATTTGGTGCTGATCTCCTGGCCACTGATTATCAGGGAAACACGGCTCTTCATCTCTGTGGCCATGTGGATACTATTCAATTCTTGGTTTCCAATGGACTCAAAATTGATATTTGGTAAGTTCTGTGGTTTTTGAAGTCTCGTCACTTCCTCCCATTAGCCTCTCAGCCAGTGGTCTAATCTTGGAATCTATTGATTTTGTTTCCTCATTGATCAAGTGTAGTGACAAGCTCAGAAAGGTATGAGGACAACGAGTGAGGGAACAAGAGCCTGACTTCTAGATTTGTGCTGAAGCAGTGTAAAGTTTTCTATGAAAATAGTGGCTAAGTTCTGCTACtaaataattatgtattataAGACGGAAAAAGAAGaactaacatttgttgaaaatctGTTATGACCTGGGCACTGCGTTTACTGtgttagctcatttaatcttcagaatGAATAGCTCTTAAGtatttgttttatagatgaaataGTTGAGACAAGAATTCTGGGTTAAATGACTTAACACAGTTGGAATTTAAAACTAGTTCCACCTGGTTCCAAAGCTTGTTTACCTTCTATCGTGTAATATACCAGACTAGCTTCATTATCTCTCTGGACTCATGAAGTATAAGAGTCCTTCTTATACTGAACAATTTGAAGAagtagtgttttttgttttgttttagtgatACCTTGTCTCTTGAGTGGGAACAATATCaggtcactttaaaaataaaccttgacCTTTAAGATACATTTTTTATACCTAATTTATTGGTGTTATAATGTCCCTAAATCCGAATAAGACAGTAAATGATTCTGCTACTATAGGACAAAATGTCTAGGAATTAACTATAGGATTCAGTGTTAGTCAGGCTTTCTCCTGTTGTTAAATGGTTAGGTGAACCAACGCAGATTATTTGATTGCTTTTGagcttagtttttttttgtttttttcttttagctcttAGACATTTCAAAAAATAGACACTGTTCTCATGAAATATATAAATGTCAGATAAGAATGAATCTAGAATCTAGACTTTTCCAATTAGTTTCTAGGAAGAtgcccttttttctttattctcatttatCTACTCTTGactatgtatattttttcctttttcctaaaagaaaaaaaaaggttaactCAAAATTCAGGCTCCATCTCAACCACTGGTTCTGTTCTGGTTTTAATTTTGAGTTAATGGGGCCCGTGCCTTCCTCACTGAGATCCCCACAAATGGCTACTAACAGTATAGTGTaacagctatttttatttttatgaactttTTAGCAACCATCAAGGTGCTACACCCCTAGTTCTGGCAAAGCGCAGGGGAGTGAATAAAGATGTCATCCGATTGCTGGAATCGTTGGAAGAACAGGAGGTAAAAGGATTTAACAGAGGAACTCACTCAAAGCTAGAGACCATGCAGACAGCTGAGAGTGAAAGGTacttaagatttcatttttttaagaggCAAGTCACTTCAGGTGAATCTTTTTTgtggtttgtttcttttgtctttttaaatttatttgtttttaattggaggataattgctttacagtattgtgctggtttctgccatacatccacatgaatcagccataggcatacgtatgtcccctccctcttgagcctcccccgCACTACCGCCCCACCATGTCAccccctaggttgtcacagagcaccgatttgagctccctgagacAAATTTCAAATTCCCGCTGGCTCTCTGTTTTCTGTATGATAATATATACGTTTCAGTGCTCCTCTCAGTTTGTCCCGCCCTCACCTCCCCCTCTGGCCACAGGCCTGTTCTCTGTCTCCGTCTCCATCGCTCCCCTGTgagtaggttcatcagtaccatctttctagagtccatTTACGTGGGTTAATATACAcagtatttttcactttctgacttagacttcactctgtttaatgggctctaggttcatctgcctcattagaattgactcaaatgcattcctttttgtagctgagtaatattcccttttGTGTATCTTctatagcttctttatccattcatctgtccatggacatctagattgcttccacgacctagctattataaatagtgctgcaatgaacattggggtgcatatgtctttttaaattatggttttctcagggtacgTGTCCattagtg comes from the Bos indicus isolate NIAB-ARS_2022 breed Sahiwal x Tharparkar chromosome 14, NIAB-ARS_B.indTharparkar_mat_pri_1.0, whole genome shotgun sequence genome and includes:
- the ANKRD46 gene encoding ankyrin repeat domain-containing protein 46 isoform X3, yielding MSYVFVNDSSQTNVPLLQACIDGDFNYSKRLLESGFDPNIRDSRGRTGLHLAAARGNVDICQLLHKFGADLLATDYQGNTALHLCGHVDTIQFLVSNGLKIDICNHQGATPLVLAKRRGVNKDVIRLLESLEEQEVKGFNRGTHSKLETMQTAESESAMESHSLLNPNLQQGEGVLSSFRTTWQEFVEDLGFWRVLLLIFVIALLSLGIAYYA
- the ANKRD46 gene encoding ankyrin repeat domain-containing protein 46 isoform X2: MSYVFVNDSSQTNVPLLQACIDGDFNYSKRLLESGFDPNIRDSRGRTGLHLAAARGNVDICQLLHKFGADLLATDYQGNTALHLCGHVDTIQFLVSNGLKIDICNHQGATPLVLAKRRGVNKDVIRLLESLEEQEVKGFNRGTHSKLETMQTAESESAMESHSLLNPNLQQGEGVLSSFRTTWQEFVEDLGFWRVLLLIFVIALLSLGIAYYD
- the ANKRD46 gene encoding ankyrin repeat domain-containing protein 46 isoform X1 — translated: MSYVFVNDSSQTNVPLLQACIDGDFNYSKRLLESGFDPNIRDSRGRTGLHLAAARGNVDICQLLHKFGADLLATDYQGNTALHLCGHVDTIQFLVSNGLKIDICNHQGATPLVLAKRRGVNKDVIRLLESLEEQEVKGFNRGTHSKLETMQTAESESAMESHSLLNPNLQQGEGVLSSFRTTWQEFVEDLGFWRVLLLIFVIALLSLGIAYYVSGVLPFVENQPELVH